The following DNA comes from Hyphococcus flavus.
TTCAGGGCTATGCCCGCCTTGTAGAATCCGTTCCCAAACCGCTATAGACCGCTTTCACTCTATGAAAGTTGCTCCATGGCCCGCATTCTGATCACATCCGCCCTTCCTTACATTAATGGAATCAAGCATCTGGGAAACCTTGTTGGGTCAATGCTTCCGGCGGACGTCTATGCCCGGTTTCAGCGCCAGCGCGGGTCGGAAGTTCTGTTTATTTGCGCAACGGACGAACACGGCACGCCCGCCGAACTGGCCGCCGCCGCTGCCGGACAGCCGGTTGCGGAGTATTGCCGTCAGCAATACGAGATCCAGAAGAACGCTGGCGACGCCTTTGGTTTGTCATTTGATCATTTCGGCCGTTCGTCCAATCCGCCGAACCATCGCCTGACGCAACATTTCGCTCATGTGCTCGAGGGAAAAGGCCTCATCGAGGAACGTACCGATGAACAGGTCTATTCCATTGATGACGAGCGTTTCTTGCCAGACCGTTACGTCGAAGGGACCTGCCCGCATTGCGACTATGAAAAGGCGCGGGGCGATCAATGCGATAATTGCGGACGCCTACTGGACCCTGTTGATCTTAAAAATCCGTATTCGGCGGTTTCCGGATCGAAGAACGTCGAAGTTCGCGAAACACGGCATCTGCATTTGCTGCAGGAAAAAATGCAGGACCGGATTGCTGAATGGGTCGCCTCAAAACCGGACTGGCCTCACCTGACAAAGTCCATTGCCAGTAAATGGTTGAAAGAAGGGCTACGCGACAGGTCTATTACTCGTGACCTGAAATGGGGCATTCCGGTTGCCTATGAAGGCAAGGTCCGCGAAGGCTTTGAAAACAAGGTTTTCTATGTCTGGTTTGATGCGCCGATTGAATATATCGGCGCGACGGAAGAATGGGCGGACGCCCACGGTGAAAATTGGGAGCGCTGGTGGCGAACCGATAAAGGCGCTGATGACGTCAAATACGTCCAGTTCATGGGCAAAGACAATGTCGCGTTCCACACGGTCAGTTTTCCGGCGACCATATTGGGCTCGGAAGAACCATGGAAAACAGTTGATGCGCTGAAATCGTTAAATTGGCTGACCTGGTATGGCGGCAAATTTTCCACCAGCCAAAACCGTGGCGTCTTCATGGATCAGGCGCTGGAACTGTTGCCTGCAGATTACTGGCGCTGGCATTTGATGGCCAACGCACCAGAGTCGGATGATGCATCTTTCACGCTTGAGCATTTTGCTGGTGTTGTGAACAAAGACCTCGCCGATGTGCTCGGGAATTTCGTCAACCGGATCACCCGGTTCTGCAAGGCGCGGTTCGGTGAAGAAGTGCCGGCTGAAGGTGAATACAGCGAGGCTGAACAAGCTTTGATTACAGAACTTGATGGCCGTATTAAGACTTACACTGATTGTCTAGAAGCGATGGAGTTTCGAAAAGCGTTTGTCGAGTTGCGCTCGATCTGGGTCGCGGGCAATGAATATCTGCAAATTGCTGCGCCGTGGACGACCATCAAGGAAGACAAAGACCGCGCCGCGGCGTCTGTGCGCTGCGCACTGAACATGATTGCACTTGTCGCAACTTTATCGCGGCCGGTTATCCCTTTCACCGCCGACAAAATGTTCGCTGTTTTCGGGCTCGATCCTGAAAAAGCGTCGCAATGGCCGGTATCAGCCAGCGAAGCGCTTGCCCAATTCAAGGGCGGCGAGGCGTTTACGCTGCCTGAGGTCTTGTTTGCCAAGATCGAAGATGATCAAATCGCCGATTGGCGGGAACAGTTCGGGGCGGAGTAATCAAGACAAACGATGTTGCGAGTTTTTTTCATATTGTTGTTTTCTTTTGTGGTCGCATGTTCTCCTGATGCGGAGCGCAACGCGCCGGAGCCCGCCTTGGGTGACAAGGTGGATGTCGTGACCGGTCTAATGGCGGCGTTTAATGACCATGACGCCGACAAAATGCGCGAATACTGGCATTCAGATGTGACCTGGATCGAGCTGTCCGGCGAGCAGTCAAGCGTTGTGACGTCATCAGCTTCCCAGCTCTATGGCGAGTTGGTGACTTATTTTGAGGCGTATCCGTCAGTGGAGGCGACCCTTGAGAATATTTCAGTCAATGGAAATTTCGTGACGGCGACCGAGCGGCCCGTATGGGAAGAGGGCGGTGAGCGGCAGTCCCAAGCATCGATTGTTGTGTATGAAATCATTGACGGCAAGGTGAAACGGTTCTGGTATTTCCCTCCACAGTAGGGAGCCACAATCATGATGAAAGACCTTTTCTCGCTTGAAGGACGAACGGCGCTTGTTACGGGAGGCTCGCGCGGCATCGGCAAGATGATCGCACAAGGCTTTCTTGAGCAGGGCGCCAAGGTGTACATTACAGCGCGTAAAGCGCCGGCGTGCGATCAGGCGGCGGAAGAGCTTTCAGAGTACGGAACGTGCGTCTCCATCCCGCATGATCTTTCGACTGTCGCTGGCTGTGAGGCTTTGACATCGGAATTGTCGGGTCTGGAGAGCAAACTCGAAATACTCGTCAATAATGCGGGCGCTGCATGGGGCGCAGACTTTGATGAATATCCAGAAAGCGGCTGGGACAAAACCATGGACCTGAACGTGAAGTCGCTGTTCTTCTTAACGCAGAAGCTGCATGGCCTGATGAGAAAAGCAGCCAACGAAGAACGTCCGGGCAAAGTGATCAACATCGCGTCGATCGACGGCATTAAAATCAACCCCTGGGAAACCTATGCGTATCAGGCGTCGAAAGCAGCGGTCATCCACCTGACGCGCCGGATGGCGGCGAGAC
Coding sequences within:
- the metG gene encoding methionine--tRNA ligase produces the protein MARILITSALPYINGIKHLGNLVGSMLPADVYARFQRQRGSEVLFICATDEHGTPAELAAAAAGQPVAEYCRQQYEIQKNAGDAFGLSFDHFGRSSNPPNHRLTQHFAHVLEGKGLIEERTDEQVYSIDDERFLPDRYVEGTCPHCDYEKARGDQCDNCGRLLDPVDLKNPYSAVSGSKNVEVRETRHLHLLQEKMQDRIAEWVASKPDWPHLTKSIASKWLKEGLRDRSITRDLKWGIPVAYEGKVREGFENKVFYVWFDAPIEYIGATEEWADAHGENWERWWRTDKGADDVKYVQFMGKDNVAFHTVSFPATILGSEEPWKTVDALKSLNWLTWYGGKFSTSQNRGVFMDQALELLPADYWRWHLMANAPESDDASFTLEHFAGVVNKDLADVLGNFVNRITRFCKARFGEEVPAEGEYSEAEQALITELDGRIKTYTDCLEAMEFRKAFVELRSIWVAGNEYLQIAAPWTTIKEDKDRAAASVRCALNMIALVATLSRPVIPFTADKMFAVFGLDPEKASQWPVSASEALAQFKGGEAFTLPEVLFAKIEDDQIADWREQFGAE
- a CDS encoding nuclear transport factor 2 family protein gives rise to the protein MLRVFFILLFSFVVACSPDAERNAPEPALGDKVDVVTGLMAAFNDHDADKMREYWHSDVTWIELSGEQSSVVTSSASQLYGELVTYFEAYPSVEATLENISVNGNFVTATERPVWEEGGERQSQASIVVYEIIDGKVKRFWYFPPQ
- a CDS encoding SDR family oxidoreductase gives rise to the protein MMKDLFSLEGRTALVTGGSRGIGKMIAQGFLEQGAKVYITARKAPACDQAAEELSEYGTCVSIPHDLSTVAGCEALTSELSGLESKLEILVNNAGAAWGADFDEYPESGWDKTMDLNVKSLFFLTQKLHGLMRKAANEERPGKVINIASIDGIKINPWETYAYQASKAAVIHLTRRMAARLINDHICVSGIAPGAFASEMNKAAKDHSDAVGARIPAKRIGRDSDMAGAAVFLASRAGDYVIGDTLAVDGGVAYSTIADAWG